In Gossypium arboreum isolate Shixiya-1 chromosome 3, ASM2569848v2, whole genome shotgun sequence, the sequence atattttataagcaaagaattatatatttaaatcaaAATCGAGTTTCATATATACAATAGTTTCAAATTTGTTTAGGTACCCTATTttgatttacatatatatttaGTACAGCTCATGTGCCACTGATAATAGCAAACCATTGCCAAATATCTACAGATCATCAGTAGACAATTCTTGTGACTCGAACTTACAACATGAGTATAGAGATGAACATTTTTTTGCATGGActgaattttataatatttaaacttaaatattatttaatatttatattattgtgTTATATTTTTAGTATTcttatgatatataaaaataaaaaataaaatgttataaaattgaaaaattgatcaAGTGGTTCTATTGCTGCCATTAGTAATATTTTTActtcttttataatatttttggatTCATCCTTGTCTCTATCAATGCTTATTTTGTCGAgatataaaattcaaattttatgaATGGAGACAACAATATTAAAAGAGTTTTGTTTCtcatttagaaatttaattagattcaactcgaaattaatcaaaattcaatacGGAATGAAGTGAAATTCATGGGTCGGGTTGGGTTTCAACAAAATTTAGGTTCGGCTAAAAAATGGGTGttaatttttacccaaacccggcctagattaTATATGCTAACCCCGGGCCTGGTCCAACTTGACCTGTATTAAAGCCTATAATATCGATACATTATGAGGTATTGACACCTTGGAAAGGGTATCGACACTCAAgcaatttttctttaatttccaaaaCATCTGACCTTAAAATGGAATTGATACCAGGCAGGGTACCGATATTTTGGTGAAAGTACAAATACTTTATTAAGAGTATCGATATTTTTAGACATGTATCCGGGCTAGGGTCGGGGTCAAAAAAACTTTACCTGGGACTCAATCCGTTTTCTAAACGAGCCTTATCTTTTTGTCAAAACCCAtcttttaaacttatatttttatccaaacatttttatttttcggATAGACCTCCGGGTCGAGCTGTACAAGTCTACGTTTGGTATGTGGTAGAAGATTATTTGTTGAATTATTTAACGTTTGAACCCAAAAGGTATCATTATCATGAAAGGGGTGGATGGTTGAATAATTTTACATTCAATTAAGGAACATTGTTTGTATTCGGTGTAAAGTTGAAAATATTGCCTATGTTTCGTGTGGATGAAATCATCTTAATTAATAAAACTTATCTATATTTTTCTGAGATCCTATGATCCAAATCCTTTCAAAGTTGTAAATTTATATCTCAAATTTAGTATTGGTTCGATTGGCATGAAAATTATTGTCAATGTAGGACGACGTGAGTTCGAGTGTGTTGAAGCACGTTTATTCACTCATTTAAGGGTTAGGAGTTATAAATAATTCTATGCATTATATCAAAAAATATACTCGATCGATTATGAAGATAAACAACTCAAAAAAAGCTCATTACTTTTTTATTTCCATATAAATGGGGCGGCAAAACTCTATCCATTGATATGACATAATCTTTTTCCATCCACTCTTTTCAAGATTAATCGTGGTCTTACACACTCTACCGATGGTTGTATTTTatctattaatttaatttacaCATTCCTATATAAATAGCATAGTCCAATATTCTTGAAAATCATAAATTATATTGGAGAACAAAAACAAATGGAGAAAAAAGCTAACAATAGGGTTCATGTATTGGTCATTCCTTATCCAAGCCAAGGCCATATTAACCCAATGCTTCAATTCTCCAAACGCTTATCCTCCAAAGGACTCAAAGCAACCTTTGCCACCACTGTCTTCATCTCAGAAACCATGAAACCCGAAGTACTCAACTCCGACATCGATTTCGACACGATATCAGACGGTTGTGATAAAGGCGGATTCTTTGAAGTCGGGAGTGTTGACGATTACCTTGTACGATTACAAGCTGTTGGGTCAAAAACCTTGACCGAACTTATCATAAAGCATAAGAACTCACCCCGTCCTATTGATTGCATACTCTATGATGCTTTCCTTCCATGGGTTCTTGATGTTGCCCAACAATTTGGTCTTGTTGGAATTGCTTTTTTCACGCAGGCGTGCGCTGTGaattacatatattattatgcTCATAATGGGCTTTTGAGTCTTCCGATTTCATCGTCAATGACGCCAATTGGCATTCCCGGGTTGCCGTTGCTTGATCTTCGAGACATGCCGTCATTTATCTATGTTGCGGGTTCGTATCCATCTTATTTCGAGTTGGTGTTGAATCAATTCTCTAATACAgacaaagctgatttcattgtaGTTAATACCTTCTACAAGTTGGAACAAGAGGTTAGTTTACTATAACTATATaaagctctctctctctcttttcttctCAATTATAGGACTTGATTGAGTTCTGCTCTAATATTTTGGGGCTTAGTTAataataacttcaattaataaTAATTGTAGATGTCAATAGTATCAATATAAATTAACagtatttaaatatttcattttattattatattaaatttatctTTTCTTTTGAGAAATTCAAGCCGTTAATATATCATTTGACATTTAAGATTTTTTTTCTCGATTTGATATTTAAGTTTAGTTTCAATATTCAATTTGGTATCCAAACCAAACGACATCATATTGCCTAATGAATGGTTGACATGTGTTTTCTTGTAGAAAAACACAGATACCTAATTGGGGTAAAAAAAAACTCAGATATCAAGTTGAACATTTACGCTAAACTTAAATATCAAATTGAGACAATAAAATATCTTTATTCACCCTGGTGGTAGTGATAGCTAGAGAACTGGTTTCAAAAGCCTAACTAAAACCTAGACTTATCCATGGGCCGAGTCGCCCAGTTCTTCCAGAAGGCTAGCTCGAAAACTGAGGATTTAGGCAAAAATATAAGCTCGGAAAATGGGTAAGCTCTTTTTTGCCTAGGCTCGGCCcgaatttgtaaaataaaaaaaatgttacTATTTTATCACTGTTTTTTATTGATTTGTAATTATTTCGCTattatattgctattatttttaaaaatataaaaaccaaAATGCAGCAAGTGGTATAGGTACATGCAAGGTACTTTCACCATTTTGTAATGATCTCTTTGATATAAACAGGTTGTTGATTCGATGTCGAAGGTGATGACGCAACCATTGTTAACGATAGGCCCAACAATCCCATCCATGTATTTAGATAAAAGACTTGAAAACGACAAAGATTACGACCTCAATCTCTTTAAACTAGACTCTACCAGTACATGTTGGCTAACCACCAAGCCACCATGCTCGGTCGTTTACGTCTCATTTGGAAGCATGGCTAACCTAACCATCGACCAAATGAAGGAACTTGCACGGGGTTTAAAGCAAACTGGGTTTCATTTCTTGTGGGTGGTTCGGCCTTCCGAGTTACCGAAAGTCCCACACTGTTTCATTGAGGAAATGGGTGATAAAGCATTGATAGTTACTTGGATACCACAAACCGAGGTACTTGCGAATGAGGCCATAGGGTGTTTTTTCACGCATTGTGGGTGGAACTCCACGATTGAGGCCTTGTGTTTGGGGGTACCGATGGTGGCGATGCCGCAGTGGACCGACCAAACCACGGATGCTAAGCTAGTTGAGGATGTTTGGAAAGTTGGGGTTCGAGTTAATGTCAGGGAGGATGGGATTGTGAGTGGAGATGAAATAGAGAGGTGTATTAGACAAGTTATGGAAGGGGAACAAGGgattgaaatgaaaagaaatgctATGAAATGGAAGGAATTGGCTGTGGAAGCAGTGTGTGAAGGTGGAAGTTCGGACAAGAATATTGATGAATTGGTCTCTAAAATATTGGCAAGATGTAAATAGGGTTAGTGTTCTTagtaaacaaaatatttaaaatcacAAATCCGAGACTTAGTTCAATTGATTTATGCAATAATACACATTATATGTTATTAGAAAATAGGTAAAAGCTACGAGTGATTCAATTatgatcaaaacacaaattttactcaAAATCTCTTAAATCTATATGATTATTCGGCTCTCTTTGGTACAATGGATGTAAAGAGGGGTGATGTGTTATTTGTGAATCTGCCATCTTACCCTTaaaatctataattttatatttttttcattgtTTTGACACTGAAATAATTTTAGGCATAACTTAGAACACAAAATATTTTACTCGAAAAACTATATATTCATATAATCACTCATAAGTAAACACAACCAATACCCATATAAAAACACTACAAAATCATCCAATTCCTGATAAAAATCATGTGGACAGTTGATAACAAGTTCCAACATTTGGTCATCATTTTTCAGATGTATTGaacatcctttttatgagttacTTATGCCATTTTATTTTGGTATCTCGTATGTTTCTGGCATGGTGGTAAGAGGAGTTTACCTTTCATCATTTGTTTATGATTTGTCAAAGAGTGAAAGCAGAAGATTGTTGAGACTTTAAATGTCTTGGTGTTGACGTTTCAATCCATGTTCCAGCAGCTCTTTGATCTGCTTGTTTATTCTCGCGATCTTTAGACAATAATCCGGACATGTCTTCAAGATAGCTTTGACCTCCAAACAAATGACCCTTAGAATATGTTTTATCCCTACATTAATGATGTTGATCGAGATTGGCTAAAGAAAAGATTGGTGATCAACTTACCTTATCCCATAaagttttatctttattttttgaGTCATTTACTTGGTGATTAAGTTGTCGATTTTACTTGGCTTAGAAGGCTTTATTTTAAGATAAATAAGAGATTCTTTTATAACTTTACCACTGAGTTGAGATGCAATTGATGAAGTTATAACTTTACCACTGAGTTGAGATGCAATTGATGAAGAACACCAACACAACTAAAATCTTGAATATAATATAGAAGACTAGGATAATTATTCTATACATTGTAGGTGAAATAAAAATACTCCACAAGCAAATCTAAGACATATGCACGTAGCCATGTGACCttttctggtttttttttttttttttgcaaacacAATATTGCTTGTGAAGTTTTTTTCTTCTTAAAAAGAGAAAAACCAGTGATCCTGTTataatcaaaacacaacctaaagcCAATGAGGGCTGCCCTTTAACTACAACAATAAAAATTCATTAATCAATTGATTTTTTCATTCTAAAATTGCTTTTAAAATCTTCCCACAGTAGAGATGAATGATGCAAATAGTAGATATTTTTATTTACCAAACACAAATTATAGCATAAATTAAATGCTGCAATTCTTTAAGAACTTACCCCTCAAAAAAGCCTAATCACCAGCATCAAGTTCAAGCAAAAGCTTTTCGTTTCCTTCAACAAGCTCCTAATTTGAAGAAGATGAAAGCACAAATATTAGCATGGAAAGATTAACACCATTACCAGTTTGTCCAATGCTTGTGCTAAGCTCTTTGAgaaacaaataaacaaattgCTGTGATCTTTTCCACAAGTGTTTATCATCAGCTCCGAAATCAGGCCTTTCAGAGAGCCGCATTATGTGCACGATCTTGGGGCAGTTAATGCCATATATTATCATTTGATTTTTGGAGTTTTGGGGTCCCTTTTTATGAGTCCATTGCTCCATTTTCTTTGAACATTATGCTGGAGATGATTCATCATTTGTTTATAACTCCGCGTCGTATCCATGTCAATCGAACCTCATTGTTAATCAGTTGTCAGAATTTCCTAGAAGCAAGATGGCTCTTCTGCAACACTTCAGATAAGctggaagaagaagaaatgagttCAAAAACCCTGTATGCTCGTTCATATTAGAACATACTAATCTTTGCAGTATCAAAGATGTGGTCAGCAGAAAGAagggataaatatcaaaactatacatgaactttgattttatgcgattttatacatgaaattttaatttgattaaactCTCACAAATCACAAACAACTGTATCGGATTAGCACCATTTTATGTTGTTATATTGCATacacaaacaattatattaatccaatatgaaaataaatgtgtacattcatttctttaaatgtgtacaaTTGAATCAATTCAAAGTTTCACGAATACACATGAACCACAATTCAAGTTTCATGTGAAAAAAGTTCATGCATCAAAATTGCACATTGGACCAAAGCCcatgtataaatttgatatttatccctCAAAAGAATGCAGATGAAGTTCTAAATCGGGGAAAATCAGTTACAAGAAAACAGAAATAGATGTATGATTAAAACGAAAATTACCTAATAATCATCATCACCATCACTAGAACTGGAGCTATCATCTTCAGGTTTGCTTTCCATAGAGCCTAAACCTCCTACAGAAATTTTAAACAAAGCAGTTATGCATGGTATAACAGCAATTACTATATGCGATCAAATAAGGTGACTTACTTGTTCTATCAGAAGCCAACATCCAATCTTGAAGAGAAACCAATGCTTGTAACATCTTTGGTTTTAAAGAGCTACGATCAGCGCTAATCACTTGAGGAGTAATGTCAAATGCACTGTCAGAAGCAATGGTGGACACTGGAATGGTTAAAACATCACGGGCCATTTTTGAAAGCTCTGGATACCTCAAGGAGCATAAAGTCCAATACTCCAAGACATCTATTTCACTGTTTAGATCATGGCTTGGTTCTTCTAAATAAAGATCAAGTTGAGACTTCTCCACTTGAGTTCGGAACCTGGCACTTTGAAAGGTTTCATAATCTTCAAACCCATCGTTTTCGTCTTTATCATTGGATATTTTACTGGCAGCAGTTGATAATAAGGTAGTCTGAGAAGGGCGTGCTGAAGTTTGCATGTATTCATCAAACAAGCCATACAAAGTGTTAACGCTTACGCTAACATATTTCTGAGCACCACTACCATACAGTTTGGTGTAACAATATTCAACAAACTTAATCTTGTATCTAGGATCCAAAATCGCAGCACATGACAAGATCAAATTATAAGCTGACCAGTAGTGGTTCAATTTCGAGTGCATTTCTCTGACCATGCGAGTCATGAAATTTTCTGGACCTCTAACCATATCAAATAAGCGACTATGAACTTTCCATGCTGCTTTGAAATACAAATTTGAAGTCGGCTGCCTGTTTCTAAAAAATACACACGTCACCTCATAAAAGACTTTTAGAAATTTATATAAGACACTCATCTTTTCCCACTCATCTTCTGATAATTTGTGTAGAAAGTTTTTGTCTTGTTCCGCCAAGTACACGAATGCATTCTTATAACAAAAAGCAACTTCTATCATGTCATATGTGGAATTCCATCTGGCAGGGGTATCGAGACACAACTTTCTTTGAGTATCCAAGTTCAAAGTCTTAGCAACTATGTAAAAATTCTTCTTCCTATGGGGAGATTGCTGCACATACTTAATACCGAGTCTCAACTTTGCAATGATATCAACAACTAGGTTCAAACCAGCTTGCACAATCGAATTCAAAATGCGAAAGAAACAACTGACATGAAAAAACACACCCTTACAAGGGAGATACTTTTTCGCAGCAAGTCGTGATCTCAGCATGTCAGCCACACAATCATCGCTCGACAAATTCTCCAGCGTAACACTGAAAACCTTGTGCTCGATGTTCCATTGAACCATACACAAAGCTATCTCATCAGCAACAGACAAACTATCATATGGAGGAGGCATAAGCTTGAACCTTAAAATCCTCTTCTGCAACCTCCATTCATGGTCAATGAAATGAGTGGTGACACAATTGAAGTGATCATCGGAATCGGATTTCCATGTGCTGGATGTCAAACAAATCCGACCAGGACATGTTGCTAACAATTCACGAATATTCTCTCTCTCCTTCACGTATATGGAAATTATATCCCTTTTAATAGAACTCCTACTCAGCACCGGAAATTCAGGACATGCAGCACTCAGTAAACGTCTAAAACCCGCATCTTCAACCACACTGAATGGTTGTTCATCAACAATGATCATCATTGCAATCGCCCGATGAATCTCATCGACATCTAGTTTATAGTTCTTTAAGGATGTAGTAGCAGAAATCAAGGTGTCATGCGAAAGAGTGAGACGATTGGCATTCCGTTTAACAGGTTTAAAGCATGCTTCTATTGAGCGCTGATCTACTTCATGATTACCACGTTTAACGCAAGCCTCAATATGACGTCTCAAGTGAGAAGTACCACTAGTAGTTTTAGCAGTATATATTCTCCTGCATAACTTACATATCGCCTTTGAATCTCCTTGTTGCGCAGGAAGTTTCTCGAAAATATCCCAGACTTTGGATGTTGTTTTCGGTCGCTTCGAAGAACTTTCATATATCTCTTCATGAACCACATTTAATGGCGTAACAGCTTCCGCTGAGAGATTCTTGAAAAATTCTGCAGTTGAGACAAATGGAAACATAATTATCTCACACAAATCAAAATTACAGACTAAACAAAGTGATTTATTGCAAAAATAGAATGAGAGCTTACCTGGACCAAGCTTCTGATCAAAGTTATCCATTAgttgataatatataaaatccAAAGGGAAAGACTCCAGAGAATCAATGAATCAGTTCCAATGACGCAAAGTTCATGCATGAGAACTGAAAAACCCTGAAAAATTGAGATGATAATTGAGATTGGGattataattaaattctaaaatacaCCAAAAAATCTTAGGGTTCTTCAACTTTCTAATCcatcaaaaaaacaaaaaaaaaaaacccccaatttctattttatttgacTCGGCAGATTGACAAATTTCAACTTCCAACATAAAAAACTTTAGCGACGAATGAAAACCCTACAATCCAAAACAAaaagggagagagagagagagagaaaagggATCGAACCTTAAATTGTGAACGCTAAGCAAATACATATCTGatattaaagaataaaaaatcaCATAAACCCTAAATGAAAAATGACCCAATTCCAAAATCAATCTTTGTTCCACATTCACTAAAAGACTAGATTGATTACAAATTACTCAATTACACCATGAAagacataatttttttaaaaaaaggggacAGAAATTGGAATAAAATAAGAGAAGATCGTGGAGTTCCTAAACTCTCGTAGTGTTAATAGACTGTTCGTAGCAGTGAGTATACAAATGAATAAATTACATATTGGGGAAATGAAATGTAACAAAAGATATGGTactaaatgtgtaaattttgtaaaatttaatttgggaaatttatttcaAAAAGGTAAACCGACAACATCGTAAGGGTGGATTTGCACGAACGGTGCATTACCTACTCTTAGTATAAAAACAGTGGTGACGATGAGATTAAATACCGTAACGATGCTATAATATGAGACAAAATATAAGCTAAACGCACCATTCCTACCATTCAAATCCACCCTAAATCAGTTAAAATCCACTTCATctattaatttgaaaataaaaaaattgcaaaTTGGGTACTATCGTtaacaattatttttattttagttgctcaactttaataaattttcattttagtcaccttTTATTAATTCAATGTAATTGTACACTCATTTTAGTCGTTTAAATTTAACAAGTATTCATTTTGTCACTCATTTTATCtttcaatgacttaaataaaaattttcaaatagtttagtaaccattttataattttttaaagttgagtgactaaaagataaacttactaataattcaGTAACATTAGATATAGTTTGCCTTATATCATTTTGATCCTCAATATTTACCcttcatttttgtttttaaacTGAAAAAGTACTTCACTATAAAATTCCCATCATTGAAATCTTCTTAGCAATGTTTTGTTGACACCTTAGTTTCTCGTTTCATCTTCTTAGCAATGTCTTATTGACACCTTAGTTTCTCGTCACGTGATCATAAAATATAAAGATCCTATATTGTTAACAACTGTTTTTATTTTAGTTGCTcaactttaataaatttttattttagtcacctatcgtaaattcaatgttattgTACACTCATTTTAGTAATCTAAATTTAATAAGTATTCATTTTGTCACTCATTTTATCTTTtattaacttaaatgaaaattttgaatagtttaatgaccattttataattttttaagtttATTGGCCAAAagataaacttactaataatttaataatattgtaTATAATTTACCTTATATCATTTTTAATCCTCAAtgtttacatattatatca encodes:
- the LOC108476151 gene encoding UDP-glycosyltransferase 74F2-like, whose product is MEKKANNRVHVLVIPYPSQGHINPMLQFSKRLSSKGLKATFATTVFISETMKPEVLNSDIDFDTISDGCDKGGFFEVGSVDDYLVRLQAVGSKTLTELIIKHKNSPRPIDCILYDAFLPWVLDVAQQFGLVGIAFFTQACAVNYIYYYAHNGLLSLPISSSMTPIGIPGLPLLDLRDMPSFIYVAGSYPSYFELVLNQFSNTDKADFIVVNTFYKLEQEVVDSMSKVMTQPLLTIGPTIPSMYLDKRLENDKDYDLNLFKLDSTSTCWLTTKPPCSVVYVSFGSMANLTIDQMKELARGLKQTGFHFLWVVRPSELPKVPHCFIEEMGDKALIVTWIPQTEVLANEAIGCFFTHCGWNSTIEALCLGVPMVAMPQWTDQTTDAKLVEDVWKVGVRVNVREDGIVSGDEIERCIRQVMEGEQGIEMKRNAMKWKELAVEAVCEGGSSDKNIDELVSKILARCK
- the LOC108476150 gene encoding zinc finger BED domain-containing protein RICESLEEPER 2-like; this translates as MDNFDQKLGPEFFKNLSAEAVTPLNVVHEEIYESSSKRPKTTSKVWDIFEKLPAQQGDSKAICKLCRRIYTAKTTSGTSHLRRHIEACVKRGNHEVDQRSIEACFKPVKRNANRLTLSHDTLISATTSLKNYKLDVDEIHRAIAMMIIVDEQPFSVVEDAGFRRLLSAACPEFPVLSRSSIKRDIISIYVKERENIRELLATCPGRICLTSSTWKSDSDDHFNCVTTHFIDHEWRLQKRILRFKLMPPPYDSLSVADEIALCMVQWNIEHKVFSVTLENLSSDDCVADMLRSRLAAKKYLPCKGVFFHVSCFFRILNSIVQAGLNLVVDIIAKLRLGIKYVQQSPHRKKNFYIVAKTLNLDTQRKLCLDTPARWNSTYDMIEVAFCYKNAFVYLAEQDKNFLHKLSEDEWEKMSVLYKFLKVFYEVTCVFFRNRQPTSNLYFKAAWKVHSRLFDMVRGPENFMTRMVREMHSKLNHYWSAYNLILSCAAILDPRYKIKFVEYCYTKLYGSGAQKYVSVSVNTLYGLFDEYMQTSARPSQTTLLSTAASKISNDKDENDGFEDYETFQSARFRTQVEKSQLDLYLEEPSHDLNSEIDVLEYWTLCSLRYPELSKMARDVLTIPVSTIASDSAFDITPQVISADRSSLKPKMLQALVSLQDWMLASDRTRGLGSMESKPEDDSSSSSDGDDDY